The DNA sequence TCTCCTCAGGATAAAATAGTCCTTTTCCGACAATAAACTGTTTTATGTGCAAATTTAAAGTATGAAAAATTGCACCTTTTATAgctgtttgaaatgtttttgtggtAATTCCAGTTTTCCGTCAGGTTCtcctcttgtttttattttggaataaaAGAATATGGTATAATTAAAATACTACAGTAACTTCTGTAGTTGTTTAATGACTGATTGTAATTAGCAGTGTGGTCATTGCCCCCCCACATTTTCACTTTAAATCTAAGAATAATTAGTGAAAACACAGTTACAAGTGTTTATTGTTAAGTGAGAAGAGCCCTTTGTTTTCTGGCAGGCATTTCCGATAGAATAAAGGGAAGAATTCTATTTGGTTTGTTAAAGTACTTTTTGCTTAAAGATGCAATCCTGCAGTGCTGCTAATGTGCTTTGGAATCCTGTTGTATTAAAAAGAGCTTGACAATTCATGTGAGTGCTATGTGAATCCTTTGTCTGCTATGAATCACTGTGGACCCTTTGTTAGGAATGTCTGTATTACACATCATGGTAGAAACATATCAGTTTTCTGCTTTTATATTTACTAGTTATGAATACTTTTTAATGATTGTGACACTGTTTTTGTGATGAAATTTCCCTTTCAAGGCCTGAGCAAGTATATCTTAGATCAGTGTGTGACTTACTTACTGTAGGTCATGAAAGACAAGCATTAGAGAAAAAGACATTGCACAGTAAATATTCTTGCCCTTAGAGGTGCACACACCATTTGTGAAAGTTGCATATTCCTAAAAACAGTCATCAAAAGTATAAGAATTCTTTGGTTGCTTTGAAACACTGTGTTTTTAACACATTAATTCAAGGACAATAAGCAAACGCTGTTTTTATTCCTGGGTTACAAGACAAAGATAATCATGGCTGGTGAAATGATTTCAGATCTTAAATCTAAATCAGCCAAAAGCTGATAGAAAAAAGAcacataacaaaacaaaatcatctactgtagctaatgctacaaatgtgttttttgtagtGCACTAATTCAAGAAAATCAGATCATTGCATTCAGTATCTACAACAGAATGTTCCAGACACATTTGGCAGCACACCAAACATCTTTTTCTCTCCAGCCCTACAAAAATAACTGGCAGCAACAGATgattaattaaatcattttaacacCTGttagttgtgtttgctaaacaAAACGACAAAACACAAAGGAATCTAAATGCTATCATGCTGCCAAATGTCTAGTAACTAAAAACTTAATAGCTGTTTTCAAACCATGTTAACCTTTTCATGTTGACTTAGCACTTTACCAGGTTGGATTGATCCTTCTTCTttgatgtttatatactgtatacgttTTCTAGACCATATTTGCATTTGTTGAATTCTTATGAGATGGTTATAATTTATTGGTGGCATGGTGGGAaagtggttatcattgctgcctctcagtgctggattccttCATTTCCTGACCTGGGGTACTACCTCTGTGGTGTTTGTGTTCTCTtcatgttcgtgtgggtttccttccacagtccatagacatattagtaggttaattggcttctgggaaaattggtctaggtgtgtatttgtgtctatgtgtccctgtgatagactggcatcccctCTACGGTGTAACCTGCCTTGTTCCTATTGCTTGGTGGGATAGGTTTTGGctctcctgcaaccctgtactggacaaAGCGATTAGAAAGTGGGTGGATGAATAGCTATTATTGATATTATTCACTTTTTAAGcattaatattaatgtattgTTAACTAAACTTTAAGCAATACTTTGAGGATTGCTTTCCAATATACCAAATTGACTTGCTTCTCAGTTAAAGGAAAAGGTTTGTCCAAATCCCAAGAAGTTTAGTGAAATAGGTGAACTGTCTTAACAAACAGTAATGAACAAATGTATATctggaaaaatgaaatgttgtaACCAGTACTCCTACTGTATGATCATGTGATACATGGCTGTTTTGAGATTCATATAAAGTTGCATCAATGTTGCATATTGAAGAGAAATGCTTATTCTTATCAAGTCAGTAAGGTTGTCCTTTTGTCTTGCTGTTCCACTTTAAAACATTAACTTGTCTCTGCAGTAGTTCAACCAGTAATACTACAGTGCTTTTCCCAAGTGCAGATGGAGCTTTGCGGCCCAAGGCATGGCAAATCCAAGCCTGGGTCACCAAGATTGTGATTCCCCAAGGGGCACAGAGAGCTGCTGGGGGTAGCGTTGAGAGTAACTTCCCAGTGCTCTCAGTTTTCGGAGAATCAGTGACTTCTGTGACTTCCTTGGCCTCAGAAGGATGCCAGTGACATCAGTGTGGCATGTGTCTCTCCTTCAATTGAACAGCCCGAAGGAGTGAGagggatgtactgtagaagCACATCTTTTCTGCAGTAAGGTGGGTATAACATGAAATAACATGAAATAATCAAAACATAATAATATGTTTAATTTCTGACCTTCCTATTAAAATGTGCAGTTATaatcaagaagaaaatgtaagTTTAAATATATGGAAACCTATATACCTTTAAATGTGATGTGATTATTTGCTATATTTGCTGTCTTTGCAGAAAGagatctgtttttttgtcttgcagCTACCTGTGTGAGAGGGGTCCCAAGGCCAGTCTATATTTACCCTGCCATTAGGACAGCTTTGATCTGGGCCCTGGGCTACTTCTTAAGGTCAGTGAACTTTCAAACCAGGGTTGACTGGTTCCATTGACACTGCCATTCTAAACAATGCATTAGTCTCTGTGTTTAGTACTGTCGAAGGTagcatttatttacatttgctCTGTGttggttacaaataatgtggtaGTGCCCATGAACCTAAGTAACCAaagacattttccatttttgggtTGATTATTAAAATGCCAATATTTAAACCTTTCAGGAGAGCTAGGGAGTCTGGGGCAATTACCCGTGAGGTGTGGACTGCTGTGCTAATTCAGACCCAGTTGTTGCATCCTTGTGCAAGGTGCTTTGGCTTGATTGGTCTTGTCTTCTCTGACTTaataaaaagatacatttgCTAGAGGCTAACTTGAGAAAGTCCAGCATCCCACCCAGTGGGATGGGTGTTATGTCCtcagtatttttaatgacccaGAGTGGTTGAAAAATGGTATAAAGGGCTTAATCCTCCTAGGAGTCTCTGCCACCTTTTGAACTATAGTCATAAAGGGTTATGAATGTTGTTTCAACATCTTGTGTAGCCGCTGAGAAGGTATTATGCAGGCTTCATAAATCCTAATTCAAAGGAAGCGTGACCaataatttcttttttactAAACACAGCAAGCATTTGTTTGTTATTAAACATGCAAATTACCTGCTCGCATACGTAACCCATTAAAACACATCTTTGAAAACAGccaatttttttctgttcttgtttttgttgttttatgagTGAGGGTGCATTAGTGAGAAGATGAATGACCGTCACATCCTGGTATTCTGTTAAGTGCAGAGAGATAGCAGGGGGCAAGAggattaaaacatgtttttttaaatgccaggACTTAAACTTTGGTCCTTGCAGAGCAACAACTGCAAAAGTGATTGCTGAAAACACAAGGAACCCTTTCTTCATCTAAAGACAATTCTCTGTGTTACAAGGGTGACATTACTAAATTTCAGATTGagctttttttctcctaaaaGCTTTCTTTTGCTAGGTTATCACATTTCtgctgcagctacagtacatgcagacaTCCTTAGTTAACCTTCTCTGGCCTCTGTTTACTATCAAAAGGTTGAAAAGCCAACTCTTTTGTTTGTCCGCCTTTCCCTCACAACAGAGAAAAGtacagaaacataaaaaatatagctTAGATTAAACTAGATAGTTTATTTTAGATTAAtattgtaacatactgtaggaaaaaaTGTTTGGGGTCATAAACTGAAATGCAATCAAAAATGTACAGGATATGTtgatattatttaattaattattttctgtgtatatttaaaatttcaGATGCATTTGAACTCTAGATGGTTTTGATTTGAAAGTGATTAAAAACAAGTACAGGACCTCTGAGGAATATGTGAGTGATTTACTTAGTACTACATTTCACCAATATCTCtcattgttacagtatatgattcgAAGCAGCATGAAAAAATCTGAATTGCTGTAGCCTGGTGGAGTGATGTTTTAGAAACAAGCAGCTAAAtggagaggactggagctgaAATAAATTATGATGATTGGCCATTTTCCAATTCAGAATGGGGCCCGAGATTTTGCAACCTGGTTTGCTGAAGAGACTAACAACTTGCAGAGCTGGTGTACAACAGCATTTCTGGGCTCGAGACATTTGCAAGGACAGGGTGTTAAAGGCTCTGATTGAACAATCTGTAACTGTACaggttgttggttgttggttgttggCAAATGCTGCTGTGGAACAATCCATTGACATAGGTTTGAGGCGCCATTTGACAACTGAATCCTGCAGTTTGGCCACTGTAAGTTGTTGGCCCTGAAGGGGAATGTGTCAAATATGTGCTTGGCTCTGTCATTGTTACCATCCAGCTAGAGCATGTTCTAGGAAGTGACTCTATTCTTGTAAAGTGGTAGTTTTTCCAGATGTGTTCTGCTCTGTGGTCCAGTGCCTGGAAGGTGGATGCAATTTCCTTGACCTATAAAATCACAGGCTTTCACCTCCCAGAAAGTATTCTACTAGAGGCATGACCAGACCATGAGCCCTATTTCAGTGCATTCTTTTTCTGACATCTATGCTGTGACTACTGTGGCCCTGAATGTGGCCCTAGTTTAGTCAGTGGCCATCATAGGGACCTTGTGACATCCTGGTCCTAATGATTAGATTAGTTTCTGACTACTCTTACAACCCACATTACAGGAAGGTCTAAAAAGTGGCAGCATTGGTTGAACGTCAAAATAAAAGAGTGTGTTAGCTTACACATATAACTCTGACACCCTAAAAGAGAAGAGTAGATGTCAATCCTCTTGGGACACCTGGTAGTCCCTATACAGGTTTTATCAAGGAAAGAGAACTCAGAAGAGGAAGTGGAGATGGGATGTCATTCACTTGACCAGCCAGTAGGTGGCATTGGTATGACCGGTAAGTTTTCTGCCCTGTGATCAGCAATTTTCTAATTGATTAGTGACTATTCTTTTCTTTCAGAGAACGAGGGTTGTGGGAATAATCTAACCTCCTGTAATGGTGAATCCACCTTTCTCCTTTGGTACAGCAAAAACTAGATTGAAtggatttattaaaaaaatcaacaaaacactGGAAAGATATAAAGAGAATTGAGAAAAAGAATGCAAGATCTTAAAAAAGaacttgagtgtgtgtgtgcaacagtggcacaaaattaaagctttgaacattttttagcCTGAGCAACAGACACTCACCTATCTAGGAAGAGCTATTGAAGCCATAAGGTAAATACTGTTAAGGCCAGTTACAGCTCCAGCTTGGACTGGACACAATCTCTAAGTGGGAGAATGATGATTATTACAGTCCATTGGAATACACTGATGTCAAAACCACAGAAGGAAATACAAAATTACACATACAGAAATGGTTCAGAGACGTTACTGATGGGAACTCCCATGATATCTGGTTGTGGTTAGCAAAAaatgattatacagtacatagattttttaaatggtttatcTTACTGTATCACTCTCAAAAGGTTCAAACCAATTAATTGTTGCTGGCCATGTATTCTTTCCAGATCAAGGTGGTGGAAGATATAATGAGATACATGACAATGAAAGTTTATTACCTGACTTTTCCAACATAACATTCAGCTTTTTATagcaattaaaatgcaatgTTCTTAATTATATCATGATATTGCATACTGTACCAACATGAAGATACATGTACATTGTTCTTGATGAAAATCTtctcttttttccctttttttagataaaaatggtgCAGCTCAAGTACAAATTTACTCAGGAAGAATTCTCACTGTGGAATTGAGAAATCTAAATGTTTAAgttaaataagaaacaaaaccgagaaacaataataaatgaaaCAGATGACTTGTCtggttttaattaaacacaggGGTACATTACATAATGCAGTATACAGACAGGCTCCCCTCCccaacatgaaagaaaaatttTTAAACACAAGTATATTCTAGTAATAGGGAGGGTAGGAGGATCTTTAAAATGCAGTTCAGATGTTTATGTTGTATACAGTAACTAATCAACCTATCTCTAAATTAAGTGTGTATGCAACGAAGGGGAACATTGACCTTTATTTAAGTAGAAAGAATTCAACATCCTAGTTACCATTGGGTAGCAATATTGTATAGGTCCTATATGAGCTGACAGAACAACAGAGGGAAGAGCTGGCAAAACATAACAATAACTTATAAGAAATCAACCAAAACCAGCAATCCAAGAAGTTCAACTTAAATATATCTGACTCTCCAAAAGAACTCAGTTCTGTACCAAAAAATACAGTctccaaacaataaaaataaaacagactttCAAAACAACAATTCTGAAGAAAGATGGCAGGATCAATATAATCTCATAGAGTTatcattttatataataatatcaaaataatattaaatctaCTACGTGACactcagaaaagaagaaagtcctGAGTTTTCAAACTTGGTACCTAGTTTTAAAGTATACCAGTTCATTTCTCTAATGTTTCAGAAcataaatgtgtattttcttATAGGCTGTACTCTGTGAGTTGCAGTGTTAGTGTGTAGtatgcttttttcattttaagattttgAAGGAAATATCTTCATAATGATTTACCAAGTTTTGAAAACTAGGCCTTTGCTGTGGTAGCTTGATGGAATACAAAGTGAGTATgtatcagttttttgttctttcattgAACTCTCTGATGGACTCTAACAAAATAAGCTTGCATCTTAATGCTCTAGGATTCCCCATCTGCCTATATGCAGAtgaaaagcaaagaaagaaaaaaaacttaactCTGTGACTGTGAAACTTGAGATGCTTAGCTTCACTTGAAAGCAAGTGCCTGTTCTTCATAATTGTCTGTCAAAGAATTAGTTCTAATGACTCTTGTGCTTTGTATCTGATAAAATAAGCCCATAATGCACAAAATCTTTGGTTTCTTTGATCGTTTGCTCTTTTAACATCATGATATTATAACTTTGAAAAACATCATGCCTTGGGTTTAATATGCATACTTTCCAATTCTCTGAGTCTGGGGGAAGTAATAGATGAAGTGGTCATTTTCTCCTGCTGCAGGAAAGCATCTCCAGTTGAAgacttaagtttttttttaaaatatcacataaaataaataatttacgaAAGAaaggaatagaaaaaaaaatgtaatcttagTGGAGCATTCATTTTGTTAGAGTAGTTTcaaacttttttgtttgtttaactAAATCCTATCCCTTCTTTCATCCAGCCACTTCTCAAGCTTGCTGCTCTTTTGTCTGACCCAAGCGCTTCCAGAAAAAGCTTGCGTGTCTGGGTGTTCGTTGGATCATTAAGCTTGAGCATGCATTTAAAGTCTTTTGATATGAGTTAGTATTCCATAAATAACTGCCCCCAAagatcacacacacaaaaattccacaattaAGCAGCGGCCTGTCCTTCAAAGTTGTTAGGTGGAATGGATTATGTTCACAATCTGTTCAGGTTCcatctttctttcattttcctttgGTCCAGatgcagaataaaatatttggcACAGAAAATGTTCAGTGTTTCCTCCTGTGCCAAATGCAATGATATAAGGGTTACGCAGTCTTGTTaacttaatatatatatattaatatatagcaCAACAAGCAATTTCTGCAGTCAAAGCAGTCAGGTTAGGCTATTTCTTGTCTTCAAATAGTGCCTTTTTTGCTGTCCATTTGCAAACTTTTCAGGTCCATCTTTTCTTCAGTGCAGTGATACCCTTTTTCCATCTCCCAGCTGCTACACCACGATGGGGAGAAAGTGTGTTGCAGTGTTTTTCCTTCGTGTTTTCTTTCCTCGCAGCGGTGTGCCGTTCGCACTAAGCCCCACAAACATTTGCTTCTTCTTGTGCTTCCACTCCGAAGAAGCATATGTGTTGTAACCGTTCTCCTCGATTCGCTCCTTCAGTTTGCAGTCAACGCCAAATTCACTCTAAAAGACAGACAGTGGAGAAATCAGACGTGAAAAATTTTGTTGTCATCTTTCTTTTGACAAAGATGCTCGAATAAACAATGGAAAGGTGAAGCTGATAATAACTCCTTGCAATTCCATGCAATTACTACATTTACAGGTACAGTAAGAAAACGTGGGCAGTGGCTCAAGGACACAACTGTTCAGttgtcagtcagtcagttgTCAGcgtgaaaatatactgtattacttgcTGAAGTCACAAGCTGTTTCCATACTTCACTAGTTCTGTGTGCCCATGAATGCTGTGCTGATATGACACATTATTCAAAAGACTTTGACATGGAAGACAGGCCTATGCTGAAGAACCACACATGGCTTAACAAGTAGCCTTTGGTAAAATCCAAgtgaaacatttactgtattattaccTCGACAAGATAAAGAACATACTGTGTTCGTCCAGTATTTATTTGCCTTTAAGACCTTAAGTTCTTGGTCATTAGCTCCATTGCATATTATTTCAACAGTGAGAATTAACATTTGCTCATtactaattaaaattaattgcaaAGGCTTaagtagtactgtacatactgtactgttagaTGGTAAAATAGCAAGATAGTAGCTATAATATATATAGCTATAGTAAGACCAGTCAATTTAACTTTTTTAGCAATAAACAGTCCAACTCAAAAAGTTCAAAAACAGCTCCAGTAGCATACTCAGTAACaggatgttttaaaattatgtcAGTCACTGTGTAAGATGTAGATTACATAAAAATGTACTACCACTTAACAGTATACCATCATCATATAGACCATCCAGTGTATATGATGGGTGTTAGAATAGTTTAATAAAATTAGGTGGAGTTTAACAGGagaaatactttgagtttatgACTTTAATATTGAACTTTAACATTGATTTCGTCTATAAGGTCATagaaattaatatcattacagTCCCATTTTTGTGCTACAACAATTTTTCTCTATTAATTTACAGTAGCTACTTCTTAAATGAAAATCTATATGAATCTTAGAAAAGTAAGAACAAAGACATATTTAAAGACGTcctgttttgattttattttttcagttcgaaaaaaacttccaaacaaaaaaatatctgaCACATGTTTTTGAGATTATTTGAGCGAAAAGTGCCAATACTTTTCCCAAGAGCTTTTAGAACAAGACAGCAATATGTATAGTattccctaatgctgaaagagaGGAGAACCAACATGAGCTGGATATGGGAATGgttcttttcttctttgccTACCGAAGGCATTCTTTTTAGTGCACACTAGCTGAAGACAGCGGCCTGTCGTTTGAAGCTCGTTTTGAGATGGTGGATTATCCAAGTGCAATGGGGTGGAACTGTTCGATATAACCTCACAGAGTTGTTTTATAAGGGcaggaaaaaaattgaaaagggGCTCATTCGCCAACCTGAAATGAGCCTACAGTTTCAGATCAGTGATCTACAGATTGGAACCAGAGCTGGCTTCAATCAAAGAACATTAACAGAACAAGAATAAGCAATATGCTGGCAAGCTAATtatatagtaatagtaatattaataataataatagtttaaaAGGGAAAATAGTGATCCAGATCAAAAGACTTTTAACTTTATAAAGAATATGCTAAAGAATAAGGACTGTGTTGCGAATTGCATTAGACATATTACAGGACATGTAGAGTGTTATATTGATGCACAATGACACACATTGCATTGCATACTTACAGCTCCatacacttttcctttcttgcttATTGCTAAGTAATAGTTGCTGTGCAATCCCCTGATTGCAACGATTCCAACTTCCACAGATTTTATCTCCAGTatatctgaaaacaaaagaagcAAATATCCGATTAGTTACTACTGTTATGTTTTGAAGTAATTACCTTTTTAGGAGGGGATACACATATTTACCCTTCATAATAGGGCTCTTGGAAGTAAAAATACTCTAAGGagatttttttcaggaaaacatCTAGAATTTAGGTGGGTATCTGTTTAGTAAATGTGTTTGTTCTTTCTTACTTCATGCACTCATAGAAAAATAACTGTGGTGAAACTCTGTCCAACAGATTGTTATAGAGAAAGACAGTGGTTTCTTGTTTCATGCCGTCTTGTAAAGCCTAAGAACACTAGATTATAGACTATCTCTGTGACAGAACGCAAGGTAATGTGATAtctgatttttttcctttttctttcacgTGTCTAAGATTTCCTTTCTTCGGGATGTCATATTTTCCCTTTGTCCAAagctttaattatttaatcaaaGGCCTTATGTGCTACAATTGCATTATACTATGACATACTGAAAAATAAGCAATATTCAGCAGTATGCAAGTGATCAGATGATGACAAGTCGTACTGTTTGATATTTAAACCAAGAGCTCTGAGCTCTTTGTGATTTCTGACAAGGCGATCCCTGTACGCCTTGGGCAGTGAATTCCTAGATCTTCAAAAAGACAGCATTTGGTGAAAGTCATTGTAAGTGAACCATGGGAAATGACACAAACTCTGTAACAGTGGCTGTGATCACTTAATGTAGACTTCCTTGTTCTCTAGGGATTTTTGGATAAGCACAAAGTGAAACGCAATGTATTCTTGATTCAGTCCAAACGGCATCTCATTTGCTGACAGGTTCAGCTCTGCTGAATACCAATACTTTAATCCCCCTTGACTGCCAGCAGTATTAAGGTGTGCCAGGCCATTTGCTCCTCTTTGAATCAGAAAAAATCCATATGCAGCCCCCCTTTCCTGTGGTGAGTGTGGCAGAACTGTCAGCTTGCTGTTCGTAATGTGGGAAAACCACCACTGTGAGACCATCTCTTTCTCAGCTGCTGCAAGCCTGTGTGAAAGCTACTGGCGATCTTTTGGTTTGAAAGGATTGTTTGGTTTTTGGCACAGCAGAGGAACTGGCAGTGATATTTGCCCTCCTTATTATCTGAATGTATCTTGAACCAATTATGGCTTCAAGCAGCAGCTCACTGCTTTCACTTAATTACAATAACCCAATATCAAGGGTTGGTGTTAGGGAATTAGGAGATTAAGTAGGCCAAACAGAAGAGAAGGAAGTGGTGTGCTTGTATTCTCACTCAATGTGCTTGTTTATCTGCGGCCATTAAAGATATTGCCTTACAAACAACATGGTGGCCCGTGACTGCCCTCTGGGTTTATTGAATGCCATAGTGTTTATTCACTCCTTCACTGACGCATTTGGTCTCTGCTTTCTCACGCCTGGGCTGTACAGTTGCCACATCCTGCTGGCCAGTGTAATTTTATAGTCCTTAAGAAAGAGTGTTTGCTGGGGGATGGGGGCTGAGCGGATCTGGCACAATTCTTTGATCAGAGATTTCATTACTAAAGGTGTCTGCCTTTAACATGGTCACAGTTTCCTTGACTGATCGTCTTCATCTTCAGGGCTAAAGGCTCCAGGCTTTTCCTGGATAATATTCACAGCAATGTGTTTTACTGGGCTAAAtaaagtgtgagtgtgtgtttggcatCAGGGGTGGGGGTGTGTAGTAGggggagctgggagagagtGGCAGCTGCTTCCTGCAAGAACATGTGGGTTACATTACTCTGCACACAAACTCTTGGCCTTCAACTTAGGCTTCTGGTAGGGTCAAAGCCTCTAGGTCCTATTCTCTAATTAAGACTGACTTCAAAATCACTGGAGTTTCACTAATCCATTTGGGAAACTGAGATCTGTTAGCTGTTGCACCTTTCACCTTGCCACACATCTTGTAAATAGAGCAATTTCATCTACAGTCCTGTGGGCCAAACAATCTATGGGAGACAATAAGcatatgtgtgtatatacagaaaGAGTACATATGCATGCATATAACACACAGTTAAACAAACCATGAACCTAAGACTTTAAAGTGGAAATGTTAAGTTTAAATATGGGGCATTGACAAAGCAATTTTCCTCGTCAATGAAATTTCATGGGCAGTTTGAGAGCCAAAATTCTAACTTAgcttttttgttcttatttggaACACTTGTAAAGCAGTGACACATACAATAAAGTAATATGCTTAAGTACAACATGACAGAGGATTAGCACCGGCTTTTTTCCAGGAACTGAGAGGGTTCCTTCCTAAGATATCAAGTTCCTTGTATCACTGGAGATGTAAGTCAATAACTCCCCCCCTCCCATGCCTGGGGTTCAAGAACAGGAGTAAATAAAAGCAGGAGAGTTGAAACGAGATGACTGAAAGATGGTGGGAGATTACAGAGTCCTTAATGATCAAAGATGCCAGGACTTGGGACAACAAAAGGATTGCATGAAAAGCACACAGAGGACCACCTGATTGGGATGAATGTGAGAACAGAACT is a window from the Lepisosteus oculatus isolate fLepOcu1 chromosome 3, fLepOcu1.hap2, whole genome shotgun sequence genome containing:
- the fgf10a gene encoding fibroblast growth factor 10a encodes the protein MWKWILTKGALAFSHLSCVSLLVLIYTVSITCNDIGKDMHSAGVTNSSVVVGRHVRSYNHLQGDVRKRKLFSFQKFFLRIDKNGKVNGTKSKDDPYNILEIKSVEVGIVAIRGLHSNYYLAISKKGKVYGASEFGVDCKLKERIEENGYNTYASSEWKHKKKQMFVGLSANGTPLRGKKTRRKNTATHFLPIVV